A region from the Mucilaginibacter sp. CSA2-8R genome encodes:
- a CDS encoding GH92 family glycosyl hydrolase: MSQVLILRFISSLNIRNYMISFKQVLSFSLTCLWFAVPVQQASAQKKKRDYSPYVNPFIGTGGHGHTFPGATAPFGMVQLSPDTRLEGWDGSSGYHYTDTTVYGFSHTHLSGTGIADYCDVLFMPTTGTPQLQNTAYRSGFKKADESASLGYYKTKLSKYNIDVELTATQRAGLHQYNYPSTSQANIIIDLHHRDKVLNSWIEVVNDHEIRGYRQSQSWASNQHLYFYAKFSKPFKTYGIAANDIIQQGKSKLEGNNIKMFVQFDDPKEVLVKVGISSVSAEGAMKNLDAEIKDFNFKQVQKQTKADWNKELSKIDVEGGGPPVQQAQQNTQSMYGGYANYPKQQRKTAPAINYTKYKQTIFYTALYHCMIAPNVYSDVDGQYRGMDGQVHTAQGFNYYTAFSLWDTFRAEHPLLTLIDKKRTLDFIKSFLAMYEQGGVLPVWPLASNETFCMIGNHAIPVIVDAYSKGVRDFDAGKALEAMKASVNRNQFGLESYRKNGVVLADDETESVSRTLEYAYDDWCIAQMAQMMNRPDDYATYIKRAQYWKNSFNNQNGFMQARTNGSWFFPFDPTEVNNNYTEANAWQYSFFVPQDVETLTATLGGPDKLEGGLDELFSTNSTMSGKQVSDITGLIGQYAHGNEPSHHIAYLYNFTSNPQKAQVQLNKIFNSQYTDKPDGLAGNEDCGQMSAWYVMSALGLYNITPGQQQFTMGLPQFEKATITLENGKKFTILNAGTAVSLSNTYLQGMNLNKKPYSKLFIDYKDLNDGGEFEVFMGRLPNQLFLQELEKPVSRINDSLIVPNPCFITTSRNFRQTTTIAMNCADQDAKIYYTTNGTTPNLQSNVYINPIKISATTTIKAIAFKNGKTSFVNTGNFTQLQGTTKITLLTKYLPNYAAGGNEALIDGITGKNNWQMGYWQGYQGNNLEAVVDLGQVKPIKQVSLGTLQDTGAWIIFPKQVQFALSDDGKSYRAAITVPTRVGIEDTKVQTQTFTAPINGRARYIKIIAQQYGPLPAWHVNKGSASYIFADEITVE; encoded by the coding sequence ATGAGCCAAGTGCTTATCTTGCGCTTTATATCCAGTTTAAATATCCGCAATTACATGATTTCTTTTAAACAAGTATTATCATTTTCGCTCACTTGTTTATGGTTCGCTGTGCCGGTCCAGCAGGCATCGGCACAAAAAAAGAAACGCGACTACTCACCCTATGTTAACCCCTTTATTGGTACTGGTGGCCACGGGCACACCTTTCCGGGTGCTACAGCCCCGTTCGGCATGGTACAACTTAGCCCAGACACGCGGCTGGAAGGCTGGGACGGTAGTTCGGGTTATCACTACACTGACACTACGGTTTACGGCTTTTCGCACACTCATTTAAGCGGAACAGGTATTGCCGATTACTGCGATGTGCTGTTTATGCCTACTACGGGCACGCCTCAGCTGCAAAATACTGCTTATCGCTCGGGTTTTAAAAAAGCCGATGAGTCAGCATCATTGGGCTATTATAAAACCAAACTCAGCAAGTACAATATTGACGTAGAGTTAACTGCTACTCAACGTGCCGGCCTTCATCAATACAACTATCCATCTACCAGTCAGGCCAATATTATTATTGATCTGCATCATCGCGACAAAGTGTTAAACTCGTGGATTGAGGTAGTGAACGACCACGAAATTCGTGGTTACCGGCAGTCGCAATCCTGGGCGTCTAACCAGCATTTGTATTTTTACGCTAAGTTTTCTAAACCATTTAAAACTTACGGCATCGCTGCTAACGATATAATTCAACAGGGTAAAAGCAAACTGGAAGGCAACAACATTAAAATGTTTGTGCAGTTTGATGACCCTAAAGAGGTGCTGGTTAAAGTAGGTATCTCATCGGTAAGTGCCGAGGGCGCGATGAAAAATCTGGATGCGGAGATTAAAGATTTTAATTTTAAACAGGTACAAAAGCAAACCAAAGCCGATTGGAACAAAGAATTATCTAAAATTGATGTAGAAGGCGGCGGTCCCCCTGTACAGCAGGCTCAGCAAAATACGCAAAGCATGTACGGCGGGTATGCCAACTACCCTAAGCAGCAGCGTAAAACAGCTCCTGCAATAAATTACACAAAATACAAGCAAACTATATTTTATACAGCTCTGTACCATTGCATGATAGCCCCTAATGTTTACAGTGACGTAGATGGGCAGTACCGTGGCATGGACGGGCAGGTACACACGGCGCAGGGCTTTAATTATTACACTGCATTTTCGTTATGGGATACCTTTAGGGCCGAACATCCTTTACTTACCCTGATCGACAAAAAGCGTACGCTTGATTTTATTAAATCTTTTTTGGCGATGTACGAGCAGGGCGGCGTATTGCCGGTATGGCCGCTGGCCTCTAACGAAACGTTTTGCATGATTGGCAATCACGCTATCCCGGTTATTGTAGATGCTTACAGCAAAGGCGTGCGCGATTTTGACGCCGGTAAAGCTTTGGAAGCCATGAAAGCGTCGGTAAATCGTAACCAGTTTGGATTAGAATCGTACCGTAAAAATGGTGTAGTACTGGCTGACGATGAAACCGAATCGGTATCGCGCACCTTAGAGTATGCATATGATGACTGGTGCATTGCCCAGATGGCACAAATGATGAACCGCCCCGATGACTATGCCACCTACATTAAACGTGCGCAATACTGGAAAAATTCGTTTAATAACCAAAATGGCTTTATGCAGGCCCGCACCAACGGCAGCTGGTTTTTCCCTTTTGACCCAACAGAGGTAAATAACAATTACACCGAAGCCAACGCGTGGCAGTATAGCTTTTTTGTACCTCAGGATGTAGAAACCTTAACCGCCACGCTTGGAGGACCAGATAAACTGGAAGGCGGGCTTGATGAGTTATTTAGTACTAATAGTACCATGAGCGGCAAACAAGTATCGGACATCACCGGGCTGATTGGCCAGTATGCGCACGGTAATGAGCCAAGTCATCATATAGCTTACCTGTATAACTTTACCTCTAACCCACAGAAGGCTCAGGTGCAGCTTAACAAAATTTTCAATTCTCAGTACACCGACAAGCCTGACGGCCTGGCCGGCAATGAAGATTGCGGGCAGATGTCGGCCTGGTATGTCATGAGCGCACTGGGCTTATATAACATTACACCTGGACAACAACAATTTACCATGGGTTTGCCGCAGTTTGAGAAAGCTACCATCACGCTCGAAAATGGTAAAAAATTTACCATCCTTAATGCCGGTACAGCTGTAAGCCTGAGCAATACCTACCTGCAGGGCATGAATCTTAACAAAAAGCCTTACAGCAAGTTATTTATCGATTATAAAGATCTAAACGATGGCGGAGAGTTTGAGGTCTTTATGGGTCGGTTGCCTAACCAACTTTTTTTGCAGGAGCTGGAAAAACCTGTTTCCCGCATCAATGATTCGTTAATCGTTCCTAATCCTTGTTTTATCACCACATCGCGCAACTTCAGGCAAACCACTACCATCGCCATGAATTGTGCCGACCAGGATGCTAAGATCTATTACACTACAAATGGCACTACACCGAATCTTCAATCTAATGTTTATATAAATCCAATCAAGATTTCGGCTACTACAACCATTAAAGCCATAGCCTTTAAAAATGGCAAGACAAGCTTTGTAAATACCGGCAATTTTACACAGTTACAGGGCACTACTAAAATTACGTTGCTCACCAAATATTTGCCTAACTACGCAGCCGGCGGCAACGAGGCACTGATTGACGGTATTACCGGTAAAAACAATTGGCAGATGGGTTACTGGCAGGGCTATCAAGGCAACAACCTGGAGGCGGTCGTAGATCTGGGACAGGTGAAACCAATAAAACAAGTAAGCCTGGGTACGCTGCAAGACACCGGTGCGTGGATTATCTTTCCAAAGCAAGTGCAATTTGCCCTGTCCGACGATGGTAAAAGCTACCGAGCCGCTATTACTGTACCTACCCGCGTTGGTATTGAGGATACTAAAGTACAAACGCAAACTTTTACTGCACCAATAAATGGCCGAGCCCGGTACATCAAAATTATTGCACAGCAGTACGGCCCTTTGCCTGCCTGGCATGTTAATAAGGGCAGCGCGTCATACATCTTCGCTGATGAGATTACGGTAGAATAG
- a CDS encoding amidohydrolase: MENLKITTYQGYLFWENPDKNLQNIGLRLSGLRTNTDLIVLPEMFNTGFTMNAAELAEPMQGKTMQWMESTAKKYECVVTGSLIITEDGKYYNRLIWMQPDGNFEYYDKRHLFALGKEHNTYTAGKKKLLVKLKGWTICPMICYDLRFPVWARNVNDTYDLLLVVANWPERRSLHWRTLIPARAVENQAYVIGVNRVGHDGNEVYHSGDSTCIDPNGKVIYYKRDEEDVYTFTISADELIKTRRALPFLRDADAFHLDD; encoded by the coding sequence ATGGAGAATTTAAAAATCACAACATATCAGGGCTATTTATTTTGGGAAAACCCGGATAAAAACCTGCAAAACATAGGCCTGCGCTTATCAGGCTTACGTACCAATACCGATCTTATTGTACTGCCCGAAATGTTTAATACCGGCTTTACCATGAATGCCGCAGAACTGGCCGAACCTATGCAAGGCAAAACCATGCAGTGGATGGAAAGCACTGCTAAAAAATACGAGTGTGTGGTTACCGGCAGCCTCATTATCACCGAAGACGGTAAATACTATAACCGCCTGATTTGGATGCAGCCTGATGGGAACTTTGAATATTACGACAAGCGCCACTTATTTGCACTGGGTAAAGAACATAACACTTATACTGCTGGCAAAAAGAAGCTGCTGGTTAAGCTTAAAGGCTGGACTATATGCCCCATGATTTGTTACGACCTGCGTTTCCCGGTTTGGGCGCGCAATGTAAACGATACCTATGACTTGCTGTTGGTGGTGGCTAACTGGCCCGAGCGCCGCTCACTGCACTGGCGTACATTAATACCCGCCCGTGCAGTCGAAAATCAGGCTTATGTAATTGGCGTAAACCGCGTAGGGCATGATGGTAACGAAGTGTACCATTCGGGCGACTCGACTTGCATTGACCCCAACGGCAAGGTAATATACTACAAACGCGACGAAGAAGACGTTTACACCTTTACCATCAGTGCTGACGAATTGATAAAAACACGCCGTGCACTACCCTTTTTACGGGATGCCGACGCCTTTCATCTTGACGATTAA
- a CDS encoding methionine aminotransferase, with amino-acid sequence MIPVSKLPQTGTTIFTVMSALSSEVGAINLSQGFPDYNCDPELINMVTRAMQGGFNQYAPMAGWLPLREAIAQKTEKLYGAKYHPDTEITITAGGTQAIFTAICASIHPNDEVIVFEPAYDCYAPAIKLMGGTVKSLELEPPNYRIAWDMVKRLISNRTRMIILNSPHNPTATVLTTEDIDELSAIVKNRDILILSDEVYEHLIYDGATHHSMARYPELQQRSFIVASFGKLLHATGWKLGYCLAPAAMMNEFRKIHQYNVFSVNTPMQVAVTEYLKEEDHYLSLASFFQQKRDAFRAGLAQTKFTLLPCAGSYFQSVRYQGFDNMKDTDLAIKITKDYGVASIPVSAFYSKGTDHHVLRFCFAKKQETLDKAVERLMKL; translated from the coding sequence ATGATACCTGTGTCTAAACTTCCGCAAACCGGAACTACTATCTTTACCGTAATGTCGGCCCTGTCCAGCGAGGTAGGTGCCATCAACCTGTCTCAAGGCTTTCCGGATTATAACTGCGACCCTGAACTAATTAACATGGTTACCCGTGCCATGCAAGGTGGCTTTAATCAATATGCTCCCATGGCCGGCTGGCTACCGCTGCGCGAAGCCATCGCTCAAAAAACCGAAAAGCTTTACGGTGCTAAATACCATCCTGATACCGAAATCACCATTACGGCGGGCGGCACTCAAGCTATCTTTACAGCCATCTGTGCCTCCATACACCCTAATGATGAGGTGATTGTTTTTGAACCTGCCTATGATTGCTACGCTCCTGCCATTAAATTGATGGGAGGCACCGTAAAGTCATTGGAGCTGGAACCGCCCAACTACCGCATTGCCTGGGATATGGTAAAGCGCCTCATCAGTAACCGCACGCGGATGATTATTTTAAATTCGCCGCACAACCCTACGGCTACGGTTTTAACCACAGAGGATATCGACGAATTGTCGGCTATTGTAAAAAACCGCGATATTTTGATTTTGAGCGATGAGGTATACGAACATTTAATTTACGATGGTGCCACTCACCACAGTATGGCCCGTTACCCCGAGTTGCAGCAACGAAGCTTTATTGTAGCGTCTTTTGGCAAATTGTTACACGCTACCGGCTGGAAACTTGGATACTGCCTTGCGCCGGCAGCTATGATGAACGAGTTTAGAAAAATACATCAGTATAATGTGTTTAGTGTAAACACACCCATGCAGGTGGCTGTAACGGAGTACCTTAAAGAGGAAGATCATTATTTAAGTCTGGCCTCATTTTTTCAGCAAAAGCGTGATGCTTTCAGGGCGGGTTTAGCACAAACAAAATTTACTTTATTGCCATGTGCAGGCTCTTACTTTCAATCCGTAAGATACCAAGGGTTTGACAACATGAAAGACACTGATTTGGCTATCAAGATCACCAAAGACTATGGGGTAGCTTCGATACCGGTTTCGGCCTTTTACAGCAAAGGTACCGACCACCATGTGTTGCGCTTTTGTTTTGCTAAAAAGCAAGAAACGCTTGATAAAGCCGTTGAAAGACTGATGAAGCTCTAA
- a CDS encoding ABC transporter substrate-binding protein — protein MGIPAFVYFSVMKRNPYLLLCAVLLCFAACKPAKNKNVTVVGFVDAFEDATIAQAKNGFVDALAKNGYSESKGNLKLEYKNAQGSIPTLTQIVNYFVSEPVDVLATSTTLSSVTASQKTKTIPIFMMVSPTPERAHLLDAQGKAPANLFGTVEDLNYIDTSFNLIPKLLKPKTGKLVVGMIYNQSEPQSADAMERIKQLAGKLNITLLAMPLNSSADAQLVTQSLLSKNIDAFFANPDNTVFAAFETILKSCEQKQVPIFTSEAGLVQRGAVAAFGADIYQWGYQSGEQAAQYLKTHKTDGLKPEMVKIRKRVYNLAAAQKYHITVPPNFEAVK, from the coding sequence ATGGGTATACCTGCATTTGTTTACTTTAGTGTAATGAAACGCAACCCTTACCTTTTACTTTGTGCTGTATTGCTATGCTTTGCAGCCTGTAAGCCCGCTAAAAATAAAAATGTTACGGTAGTTGGTTTTGTAGATGCTTTTGAGGATGCTACCATAGCCCAGGCTAAAAATGGTTTTGTAGATGCACTGGCAAAAAACGGTTATAGTGAAAGCAAGGGTAATCTTAAATTAGAGTATAAAAACGCACAGGGCAGCATTCCTACCCTTACCCAAATTGTTAACTACTTTGTTTCTGAGCCGGTTGATGTGCTGGCCACCAGCACTACGCTATCATCGGTTACAGCATCGCAGAAAACAAAGACTATCCCCATTTTTATGATGGTTTCGCCAACGCCCGAACGTGCCCATCTGCTTGATGCTCAAGGTAAGGCGCCCGCTAACCTTTTTGGCACCGTCGAGGATTTAAATTATATCGATACCTCGTTTAACTTGATACCTAAGCTATTAAAACCAAAAACGGGCAAACTGGTAGTGGGGATGATTTACAATCAGTCAGAACCACAATCGGCCGATGCCATGGAGCGTATTAAGCAACTGGCCGGTAAATTAAATATAACGCTGCTGGCTATGCCGCTTAATTCGTCGGCTGATGCTCAACTGGTAACACAATCATTGCTTAGCAAAAACATTGACGCCTTTTTTGCTAACCCGGATAACACCGTGTTTGCTGCCTTCGAAACCATACTAAAAAGCTGCGAACAAAAGCAGGTACCTATTTTTACCAGCGAAGCCGGTTTGGTGCAGCGCGGTGCTGTAGCTGCCTTTGGTGCCGATATTTACCAATGGGGATATCAATCAGGCGAGCAGGCCGCACAATATTTAAAAACACATAAAACCGACGGACTTAAGCCCGAAATGGTAAAAATAAGGAAACGGGTATACAACTTGGCGGCTGCTCAAAAATACCACATCACGGTTCCGCCAAATTTTGAGGCTGTAAAATAA
- a CDS encoding ABC transporter permease, with the protein MDFYITALLQGLCFAGIALGIYISMKIFNIPDITTDGSYALGGIVTGVMLTHGYPLSVSLVAVLVAGAVAGALTGIIHTWLKINALLAGILVMTALYSINLTIAGRSNLPLINTASVFSVFGFSTDPNLNNLLLLLLIVAVITGFIGYLLKTDFGIAMCATGNSETMIRALGVNTSRMKIIGLALANALTALSGFLITQLQGFADINMGIGIVIIGLGSVIIGETLINWFKLTSVWGSLLLVLAGAVVFQMVLAVTLALGVNANLLKLVTAIIVLLIVSLPRLALLKSND; encoded by the coding sequence ATGGACTTTTACATTACAGCCCTGTTACAGGGCTTATGCTTTGCAGGCATTGCACTGGGTATTTATATATCCATGAAGATATTTAACATACCCGACATCACTACCGATGGCAGCTATGCCTTGGGCGGCATTGTAACCGGTGTAATGCTTACGCATGGTTATCCGCTAAGCGTAAGTTTGGTTGCCGTGCTGGTTGCCGGTGCAGTGGCCGGCGCACTGACGGGCATTATTCATACCTGGCTTAAAATAAACGCCCTGCTGGCCGGTATACTGGTGATGACTGCTTTGTATTCAATTAATTTAACTATAGCAGGCCGCTCAAACCTACCGTTAATTAATACTGCTTCAGTATTTTCGGTATTTGGTTTCTCTACCGATCCTAATTTAAACAATCTGCTGTTGTTGCTTTTAATAGTGGCCGTAATCACCGGCTTTATCGGCTACTTACTCAAAACCGATTTCGGTATTGCTATGTGTGCTACCGGTAACAGCGAGACCATGATTAGGGCACTGGGTGTAAATACCAGTCGCATGAAAATTATTGGACTGGCTCTGGCCAATGCCCTTACTGCTTTGAGCGGATTTTTAATTACCCAGTTGCAAGGCTTTGCTGATATTAACATGGGCATCGGTATCGTAATCATTGGTTTGGGTTCGGTAATTATTGGCGAAACACTGATCAACTGGTTTAAGCTTACTTCGGTTTGGGGTAGTTTACTGCTGGTACTGGCAGGGGCGGTGGTGTTTCAGATGGTGCTGGCGGTAACGCTGGCTTTGGGCGTAAATGCCAACCTGCTTAAGCTTGTCACGGCAATAATAGTATTATTAATTGTAAGCCTACCCAGGCTGGCCTTATTAAAAAGCAATGATTAA
- a CDS encoding ATP-binding cassette domain-containing protein: MIKLDNVTKIFNKGQANEVRAIEELSLTINPQEYVVIVGANGSGKSTLLNLVAGSIRPTSGEIILDGQTVTRLADYERSRWIARVFQNPLSGTAPDLSILDNFRLAALRTRSKGFGIGTTAVFKKQVQEKVATLGMELENKLEQPMGTLSGGQRQALTLLMSVMDECRILLLDEPTAALDPRSANLVMEAANQLIDTFKLTAILITHNLKDAHNYGNRLIQMGEGCILQDFATVNKLNLTQNKIFEWFS; the protein is encoded by the coding sequence ATGATTAAGCTGGATAACGTTACCAAAATATTTAATAAAGGTCAGGCTAACGAGGTGAGGGCTATTGAGGAACTTTCGTTAACCATTAACCCGCAAGAGTATGTGGTGATTGTGGGTGCTAACGGCTCGGGAAAAAGTACCCTGCTTAATTTAGTGGCAGGTAGCATACGGCCTACCAGCGGCGAAATTATACTGGACGGGCAAACCGTAACCCGGCTGGCCGACTATGAGCGTAGCCGCTGGATTGCCCGCGTATTTCAAAACCCGCTGAGCGGCACCGCGCCCGATTTAAGCATACTCGACAATTTCAGGTTGGCAGCCCTGCGCACCCGAAGTAAAGGCTTTGGCATCGGCACCACAGCAGTTTTTAAAAAGCAGGTGCAAGAAAAGGTAGCTACCCTGGGTATGGAACTCGAGAACAAGCTTGAACAGCCCATGGGTACATTGTCGGGCGGGCAAAGGCAGGCACTTACACTGCTGATGAGCGTAATGGATGAGTGCCGCATTTTACTGCTGGATGAACCCACGGCAGCGCTTGATCCACGATCGGCCAACCTGGTAATGGAGGCGGCTAACCAGTTGATAGACACCTTTAAACTGACCGCTATTTTAATCACACATAACCTAAAAGATGCGCATAATTATGGAAATCGGCTTATTCAGATGGGTGAAGGTTGTATTTTGCAGGATTTCGCTACAGTTAATAAATTAAATCTTACGCAAAATAAAATTTTTGAGTGGTTTAGCTGA
- a CDS encoding choice-of-anchor I family protein gives MKKILLLSLLSMSLLACKKGTDTTEPEFFVNEDAATFAELGSIDIGDVGAAEISAYDPATKRLFVVNNSAVNKVDVIDFSNPASMKVITSISMAPYGGAVNSLSVSDGKLAAAIESTDKQANGKVAVFKTSDYSEIKAITVGALPDMITFSPDGKYILTANEGEPNATYTNDPAGSVSIITVDNNYTVTTVDFSAFAGQRTALVAKGFRIFGPNNDFVKDIEPEYITVSEDSKTAWITLQENNGIAKLDLASKIFSNIFPLGFKDYNVSGNEIDPSDLDNKVGVGALWPVKGIYMPDAIGVYTANNIPYLFTANEGDAREYGSFVEAKRVKSITLDATAFPNRNTLRADDQLGRLNITSTLGDTDGDGDYDALYSFGARSFSVWNGNDGTQVFDSKNELDKVTVAAGLYDDNRSDDKSVEPEGIAVGKVGTKTIAFVGMERADAVAVYDVTDPTKPKFLQLFKSGDAPEGVMFIPAKNSPTKRSLLVVSSEEDGVVKVFTPKTI, from the coding sequence ATGAAAAAAATATTACTCCTTTCACTGCTATCAATGAGCCTCCTCGCCTGCAAGAAAGGCACAGACACTACCGAACCCGAATTTTTTGTAAACGAAGATGCCGCCACCTTTGCCGAGTTGGGCTCGATAGACATTGGTGATGTGGGCGCTGCCGAAATTTCGGCCTATGACCCGGCTACTAAACGATTATTTGTGGTTAATAACAGCGCCGTCAACAAAGTTGATGTGATCGATTTTTCGAACCCGGCAAGCATGAAGGTAATTACTTCTATCAGTATGGCTCCTTACGGTGGTGCGGTAAACAGCCTTTCTGTGTCTGATGGTAAGTTGGCCGCGGCTATCGAGTCGACCGATAAGCAGGCTAACGGTAAAGTTGCCGTTTTTAAAACAAGTGATTACAGCGAAATCAAAGCAATCACCGTAGGTGCCCTGCCCGATATGATTACCTTTTCGCCAGATGGCAAGTATATTTTAACTGCTAACGAGGGTGAGCCTAACGCTACTTATACCAATGATCCCGCCGGTTCGGTATCTATTATTACGGTTGATAATAACTATACTGTTACCACCGTTGACTTCTCTGCCTTTGCCGGTCAGCGCACAGCACTGGTAGCTAAAGGCTTTCGCATTTTTGGGCCTAACAACGATTTTGTGAAAGACATTGAGCCAGAATATATCACGGTATCTGAAGACTCAAAAACTGCCTGGATAACCTTGCAGGAAAATAATGGCATTGCCAAATTGGATTTAGCCTCTAAAATATTTTCAAACATTTTTCCGCTGGGCTTTAAAGATTACAACGTAAGTGGTAACGAGATTGATCCAAGCGATTTGGACAACAAGGTTGGGGTAGGGGCTTTGTGGCCTGTAAAGGGCATTTACATGCCTGATGCCATCGGTGTTTATACAGCTAACAACATCCCATACTTGTTTACCGCCAACGAAGGCGATGCCCGTGAGTATGGTAGTTTTGTTGAGGCTAAACGTGTTAAAAGTATTACTTTGGATGCTACTGCATTTCCAAACCGCAACACCCTGCGTGCCGATGACCAGTTAGGCCGTTTAAACATAACCTCGACTTTGGGCGATACCGACGGTGATGGCGATTACGATGCATTATATTCGTTCGGTGCACGCTCTTTCAGCGTATGGAACGGTAATGATGGTACGCAGGTGTTCGACAGTAAAAATGAACTGGATAAAGTAACGGTAGCCGCCGGCCTGTATGATGACAATCGTAGCGACGACAAATCGGTAGAACCCGAAGGAATTGCCGTTGGTAAGGTGGGGACAAAAACCATCGCCTTCGTGGGTATGGAACGTGCCGATGCAGTAGCCGTTTATGATGTGACTGACCCAACTAAACCCAAGTTTTTACAGTTGTTTAAGAGCGGTGATGCACCTGAAGGCGTGATGTTCATCCCGGCCAAAAACAGCCCGACCAAAAGGAGCTTGCTGGTAGTAAGCAGTGAAGAGGACGGCGTGGTGAAAGTTTTTACACCTAAAACTATATAA
- a CDS encoding DUF4407 domain-containing protein: MAAASKNTWWLKLSCFLIGWDYRIVKDCSELTKRDAKRYISAIILISLIWFFVGFSFGNHYLGLNGWLSILSGLIAIVAVVQIERQIITSDKTPLLFASRIALALIMAGIGAVMIDQYMFKQDIAMKLEESRKSIVEARVESLNAELDHKLNRLNTDLSKIDQEIQQQQNRFNNEVYGKGKSSGSVGYGSIAKGQESYLKTFATQRQNIRNEISKVYNEKLQTRINAHKEIMDKPSGLLEEFSVMISLITGNLSTGIIYVVFFSFFLIVELMIVITKYGNKRKNDYENIIDFQLEVRFGQLQMMEVENAKKIGREGSIVRSSLLTSKNI; this comes from the coding sequence ATGGCAGCAGCGTCAAAAAACACCTGGTGGCTTAAGCTCTCGTGCTTTTTAATAGGTTGGGATTACCGCATTGTAAAAGATTGCAGCGAACTCACCAAGCGCGATGCCAAGCGATACATATCTGCCATTATTCTCATTAGTTTGATCTGGTTTTTTGTAGGCTTTTCGTTCGGCAATCACTATTTAGGGCTTAACGGGTGGCTGAGCATTTTAAGCGGATTAATTGCCATTGTGGCTGTAGTACAAATTGAAAGGCAAATTATTACATCCGATAAAACGCCGCTGCTATTTGCCTCAAGGATTGCGCTGGCGCTGATTATGGCAGGTATTGGCGCTGTAATGATTGACCAGTATATGTTTAAGCAAGATATTGCCATGAAATTGGAAGAATCGCGCAAAAGCATTGTGGAAGCCCGTGTAGAATCATTAAACGCCGAGCTTGACCATAAACTGAACCGGCTAAACACCGACTTGTCGAAAATTGACCAGGAGATACAGCAACAGCAAAACCGTTTTAACAATGAGGTTTACGGTAAAGGCAAATCATCCGGTAGTGTAGGTTACGGCAGCATTGCCAAAGGGCAGGAATCTTACTTAAAAACATTTGCCACTCAGCGTCAAAATATACGCAACGAAATCTCGAAGGTTTATAACGAAAAACTGCAAACACGTATCAATGCACACAAAGAAATTATGGACAAGCCGAGCGGCTTGCTCGAAGAGTTTTCTGTCATGATATCTTTAATCACTGGCAACTTGAGCACCGGTATCATTTACGTGGTATTCTTTTCGTTCTTTTTGATTGTAGAGCTGATGATTGTAATTACAAAATACGGCAACAAGCGCAAAAACGATTATGAAAATATTATCGACTTCCAGTTAGAAGTTCGTTTTGGGCAGTTGCAGATGATGGAGGTAGAAAATGCCAAAAAGATTGGCCGTGAGGGTTCAATAGTCAGGTCGTCACTGCTAACGTCTAAAAACATTTAG